Proteins from one Juglans microcarpa x Juglans regia isolate MS1-56 chromosome 6S, Jm3101_v1.0, whole genome shotgun sequence genomic window:
- the LOC121237428 gene encoding uncharacterized protein LOC121237428 yields the protein MAYISVSSSNNWTLSLKLVLISTGVLSLAAMLKLSLPVVSDFVAYEIPSIWSCVLSWLRPPYLYIIINFIIVSILASSKLQQKHDDLAPDMPVGQPPPTKVSGIVVDDTVIYGDGVVFSEYGYVGQKVSISEAQVVDTEGVWERVDQKKAVSDEMLANRGDEAGELERKDSLEVLFSSKEREKPPVSTKFAHRKPLKANPEAGKALRVSKPKRQETLENTWKTITEGRSMPLTRHLKKSDTWDSYVRRKQPADENTPPKMKKSETFTDRSGNSSLSPSPGSGRLKREPSPSQDELNRRVEAFIKKFNEEMRLQRQESLNQYHEMIRRGAH from the exons ATGGCGTACATCTCAGTGAGTTCGAGCAATAACTGGACTCTTTCTCTTAAGCTTGTATTGATCTCTACCGGTGTGTTATCCCTAGCTGCGATGTTGAAGCTTTCGCTTCCAGTGGTATCGGATTTCGTTGCCTATGAAATCCCTTCTATTTGGAGCTGTGTGTTGTCATGGCTGAGGCCTCCGTACCTCTATATCATCATCAACTTCATCATCGTCAGCATCCTCGCCTCCTCCAAGCTCCAGCAGAAACACGACGATCTGGCGCCTGATATGCCGGTTGGTCAACCACCTCCGACAAAGGTCTCCGGGATTGTAGTGGATGACACTGTTATTTACGGAGACGGCGTCGTTTTCAGTGAATACGGCTACGTCGGGCAGAAGGTTTCGATTTCTGAGGCGCAGGTAGTGGATACGGAGGGTGTGTGGGAACGAGTGGATCAGAAGAAGGCCGTGAGCGATGAGATGTTGGCGAACAGAGGCGATGAGGCCGGGGAGCTGGAGAGGAAAGATTCGTTGGAGGTTTTGTTTTCgagtaaagagagagagaaaccgcCGGTTTCTACCAAATTCGCTCATCGAAAGCCTCTGAAAGCCAATCCTGAAG CGGGGAAGGCCTTGAGAGTGTCAAAGCCGAAGAGGCAGGAGACGCTGGAGAACACGTGGAAGACGATAACGGAGGGCCGATCCATGCCGTTAACGAGGCACTTGAAGAAGTCGGACACGTGGGACTCGTACGTGCGGCGTAAACAGCCAGCGGATGAGAACACACCTCCGAAGATGAAAAAATCCGAGACATTCACCGACCGAAGCGGCAACTCGTCGCTGAGTCCGTCGCCTGGCTCGGGGCGACTGAAGAGGGAACCGTCACCGAGTCAGGACGAGTTGAACAGGCGAGTGGAGGCGTTCATCAAGAAGTTTAACGAGGAAATGAGGTTGCAGAGACAGGAATCCTTGAATCAGTACCATGAGATGATACGCCGCGGTGCCCACTAG